One Acutalibacter muris DNA window includes the following coding sequences:
- a CDS encoding pro-sigmaK processing inhibitor BofA family protein encodes MKSFIFSGVLGFAALAAVNLTAQYTGVALAVTRLSVAVSGLLGVPGVTLMVILNTILL; translated from the coding sequence ATGAAAAGCTTCATCTTCTCCGGCGTGCTGGGCTTTGCGGCCCTGGCCGCCGTCAACCTGACCGCCCAATACACCGGCGTAGCCCTGGCCGTCACCCGCCTGTCTGTGGCGGTCTCCGGCCTTCTGGGCGTGCCCGGCGTTACCCTTATGGTAATTTTAAACACGATACTGCTATAA
- the mtaB gene encoding tRNA (N(6)-L-threonylcarbamoyladenosine(37)-C(2))-methylthiotransferase MtaB — MKVRFLTLGCKVNQYETEAMRERLEGRGFAAAGDNEPADVLIVNSCTVTAQSDQKARQALRRLKRQNPDAVTVLTGCWPQAFPHEAEKLMEADIILGNSKRGELADRIMEYLSTKQRIVDVAPRTKGEPFEPMSVRGLSGHTRAFLKIEDGCERYCAYCIIPYARGHVRSKPMGDIRAEVAGLSERGYKEVVLTGINLPAYGQDLGITLCDAVEAACSVEGISRVRLGSLEPERLTPEVIERMKRQDKLCPQFHLSLQSGCDATLRRMHRHYTSAEYMRIVEELRAAFPNCAVTTDVMTGFPGETEGEFMESLDFCKRVGFAKVHVFAYSRRPGTVADRAPDQVSNAVKERRSRVLSEAMEASRLSFLRSQVGRTEQVLIEREAGPGIWEGLTANYTPVQVEAPGELGGQMMRVRIKEVRDNCCFGEKSLDFHG; from the coding sequence GTGAAGGTTAGGTTTTTGACATTGGGCTGCAAGGTGAACCAGTATGAGACCGAGGCCATGAGGGAGAGGCTGGAGGGCCGGGGCTTTGCCGCCGCCGGCGACAATGAGCCCGCCGATGTGCTTATTGTGAACTCCTGCACGGTTACGGCCCAGAGCGACCAGAAAGCAAGGCAGGCCCTGCGGCGGCTTAAGCGGCAGAACCCGGACGCGGTGACGGTGCTCACCGGCTGCTGGCCCCAGGCCTTCCCCCATGAAGCGGAGAAGCTTATGGAGGCGGACATAATTCTGGGCAACTCGAAAAGAGGAGAGCTGGCGGACAGGATAATGGAGTACCTATCCACCAAGCAGCGGATAGTGGACGTGGCCCCACGCACCAAAGGCGAACCCTTCGAGCCCATGAGCGTGCGGGGGCTTTCGGGGCATACCAGGGCCTTTTTGAAGATAGAGGACGGCTGCGAGCGGTACTGCGCCTACTGTATAATCCCATATGCCCGCGGACATGTGCGCTCGAAGCCCATGGGCGATATTCGGGCCGAGGTGGCGGGGCTGTCTGAAAGGGGCTATAAGGAGGTGGTGCTCACCGGGATAAATCTGCCCGCCTATGGACAGGACCTGGGAATCACCCTCTGCGACGCGGTAGAGGCGGCATGTTCAGTGGAGGGAATAAGCCGGGTGCGGCTGGGGTCCTTAGAGCCGGAGCGGCTGACCCCGGAGGTCATTGAAAGAATGAAGCGGCAGGACAAGCTCTGCCCCCAGTTCCATCTGTCGCTGCAAAGCGGCTGTGACGCGACACTGCGGCGTATGCACAGGCATTATACTTCTGCTGAGTATATGAGGATAGTGGAGGAGCTGAGGGCGGCGTTCCCCAACTGCGCTGTTACCACCGATGTGATGACGGGCTTCCCCGGAGAGACCGAGGGGGAGTTTATGGAGTCCCTGGACTTTTGCAAAAGGGTGGGCTTTGCAAAGGTACACGTCTTTGCCTACTCAAGACGGCCCGGCACCGTGGCCGACAGGGCCCCGGATCAAGTGTCAAACGCCGTGAAGGAACGCCGCAGCCGTGTGCTCTCGGAGGCCATGGAGGCCTCCCGGCTCAGTTTTCTGCGTTCCCAGGTGGGCCGCACGGAGCAGGTGCTTATAGAGCGTGAGGCAGGCCCCGGAATATGGGAGGGCCTGACGGCCAATTACACCCCGGTGCAGGTGGAGGCCCCGGGAGAGCTTGGGGGGCAAATGATGCGGGTGCGCATAAAAGAAGTGCGGGATAATTGCTGTTTTGGTGAAAAAAGCCTGGATTTTCATGGGTAA
- the pap gene encoding polyphosphate:AMP phosphotransferase — protein MLKNWIRPARPEKDEVKARLKAAQEKLAVQQMQLKDKKLPVLVLIEGWGAAGKGSAIGRIIRNIDPRFFKVFSMAAPTAEERRKPFLTRYFEKIPEEGKFTFLDSGWMDEITKETLSGVLDGGDYAQRVDSVKRFERQLTDNGYLVLKFFFHISKKEQAGRINALMDNKDTAWRVSRGDVWQNSHYDRCLDVFDKYLEDTNTPSAPWYIVDAKNKRFAELQVMEALCTGIDTALHNGSLAVPLLQNVFPLVKMPKLREVELKSKTITDEEYKTKLKELQGKLGMLHNRLYRKRVPVVIVYEGWDAAGKGGNIKRLTGAMDPRGFEVHPIASPEPHEKARHYLWRFWTRLPKDGHIAIFDRSWYGRVMVERLEGFCTENDWQRAFYEMNEFEQELSNWGAVVLKFWVQIDKDTQLLRFTDRQNTPAKQWKLTDEDWRNREKWDVYEAAIDEMLEKTSTTYAPWHILESVDKKYARIKALEIVVEALEKALK, from the coding sequence ATGCTTAAAAATTGGATACGTCCGGCGCGCCCGGAGAAGGACGAGGTAAAGGCGCGGCTGAAGGCCGCCCAGGAGAAGCTGGCCGTACAGCAGATGCAGCTAAAGGATAAGAAGCTGCCGGTGCTGGTGCTTATAGAGGGCTGGGGCGCCGCCGGGAAGGGCAGCGCCATCGGCCGGATAATCAGGAACATCGACCCCAGGTTCTTCAAGGTGTTCTCCATGGCCGCCCCCACCGCCGAGGAGCGCCGCAAGCCCTTTTTAACCCGGTACTTTGAGAAGATACCCGAGGAGGGAAAGTTCACCTTCCTGGACTCCGGCTGGATGGACGAGATAACCAAGGAGACCCTTTCAGGGGTGTTAGACGGCGGGGATTACGCCCAGCGTGTGGACAGCGTGAAGCGCTTTGAGCGTCAGCTCACCGATAACGGCTATCTGGTGCTAAAGTTCTTCTTCCATATCAGCAAAAAGGAGCAGGCCGGACGGATAAACGCCCTGATGGACAATAAGGACACCGCCTGGCGGGTGAGCCGGGGGGACGTTTGGCAGAACAGCCACTATGACCGGTGCCTGGACGTGTTCGACAAGTATCTGGAGGACACCAACACCCCCAGCGCCCCTTGGTACATTGTGGACGCGAAGAATAAGCGCTTCGCTGAGCTTCAGGTGATGGAGGCACTGTGCACGGGGATAGACACAGCCCTGCACAACGGCAGCCTGGCTGTGCCCCTTTTGCAAAACGTGTTCCCGCTTGTAAAGATGCCCAAGCTCAGGGAGGTGGAATTAAAGAGCAAGACCATCACCGACGAGGAGTACAAGACTAAGCTCAAGGAGCTCCAGGGCAAGCTGGGTATGCTTCATAATAGGCTTTACCGCAAGCGTGTGCCGGTGGTGATAGTGTACGAGGGCTGGGATGCGGCCGGCAAGGGCGGCAATATCAAACGCCTGACCGGAGCCATGGACCCCCGGGGCTTCGAGGTGCACCCCATCGCCAGCCCCGAGCCCCATGAGAAGGCAAGGCACTATCTGTGGCGGTTCTGGACAAGGCTCCCAAAGGACGGGCACATAGCCATCTTTGACCGCAGCTGGTACGGCCGGGTGATGGTGGAGAGATTGGAGGGCTTCTGCACGGAAAACGACTGGCAGCGGGCCTTCTACGAGATGAACGAGTTTGAGCAGGAGCTCTCGAACTGGGGGGCGGTGGTGCTGAAGTTCTGGGTGCAGATAGACAAGGACACCCAGCTCCTGCGCTTCACCGACCGGCAGAACACCCCCGCCAAGCAGTGGAAGCTTACAGACGAGGATTGGCGCAACCGGGAGAAGTGGGACGTGTACGAGGCGGCCATAGACGAGATGTTGGAGAAGACCAGCACCACCTATGCGCCTTGGCATATTTTGGAGTCGGTGGATAAGAAGTACGCCAGGATAAAAGCGCTGGAAATTGTGGTGGAGGCGCTGGAGAAGGCGTTGAAATAA
- the nagA gene encoding N-acetylglucosamine-6-phosphate deacetylase — MFIINTTYLDKDFHLVKGDLQIENGRITACGPHLPRNDGDTAIDAADYTIVPGFVDVHIHGCDGADTCDGTPEALEKMARFLLAHGVTSFCPTTMTVDRPTIEKALLAAKSVHESPIEDGAKVAGVNMEGPFISAARKGAQREDDIVAPDFQMFRELFDLSGGLVKLVDVAPEQPGGEDFVKRAKELCRVSIAHTTADYNTAKESFDWGITHATHLFNAMNGLHHRDPGVVGAVFDDERVRAEIICDGQHIHPAVLKTAFRLMGDRLLIISDSMRANGMPEGTAYDLGGQMVTVSGGKAVLEDGTIAGSVSNLHQEVKNLVSWGVPLETAVKSASLIPALQIGLDKEIGSIEPGKYADLVILDKDLEISAVWISHGEETQCAVKKA, encoded by the coding sequence ATGTTCATCATCAACACCACCTACCTTGATAAGGATTTCCACCTTGTAAAAGGCGACCTTCAGATTGAAAACGGCAGGATAACCGCCTGCGGCCCCCACCTGCCCCGCAATGACGGGGACACGGCCATAGACGCGGCGGACTACACCATCGTCCCCGGCTTTGTGGACGTGCATATCCATGGCTGCGACGGCGCGGATACCTGCGACGGCACCCCCGAGGCCCTTGAAAAGATGGCTCGGTTCCTCCTGGCCCACGGCGTGACCTCCTTCTGCCCCACCACCATGACCGTGGACCGGCCCACTATTGAGAAAGCCCTGCTTGCCGCCAAAAGCGTCCATGAGAGCCCCATAGAAGACGGCGCAAAGGTGGCCGGGGTGAACATGGAGGGCCCCTTCATTTCCGCCGCTCGTAAGGGGGCCCAGAGAGAGGACGACATCGTCGCCCCGGACTTTCAGATGTTCAGGGAGCTCTTCGACCTTTCCGGCGGCCTTGTGAAGCTGGTAGACGTGGCCCCGGAGCAGCCAGGCGGCGAGGACTTTGTAAAGCGGGCAAAGGAACTCTGCCGGGTGTCCATCGCCCACACCACCGCCGACTATAACACGGCCAAGGAATCCTTCGACTGGGGCATAACCCATGCCACTCACCTTTTCAACGCCATGAATGGCCTGCACCACCGGGATCCTGGCGTGGTGGGGGCGGTCTTTGACGACGAGCGCGTCCGGGCCGAGATAATCTGCGACGGCCAGCATATCCATCCCGCAGTGCTGAAGACGGCCTTCCGGCTTATGGGCGACAGGCTGCTCATTATCAGCGACTCCATGCGCGCCAACGGTATGCCCGAGGGTACTGCCTACGACCTGGGCGGCCAAATGGTCACCGTCTCCGGCGGCAAGGCCGTACTGGAGGACGGCACCATCGCAGGGTCCGTCAGCAACCTCCATCAAGAGGTCAAGAACCTTGTAAGCTGGGGCGTGCCCCTGGAGACGGCGGTGAAGTCCGCCAGTCTTATCCCCGCCCTGCAGATTGGCCTTGATAAGGAGATTGGGAGCATTGAGCCCGGCAAGTACGCGGACCTTGTGATACTGGACAAGGACCTGGAGATATCCGCCGTGTGGATAAGCCATGGGGAGGAAACCCAGTGCGCGGTGAAGAAGGCGTAA